The Ralstonia sp. RRA DNA segment GACCGTGCCTGATGCGTTGTAGCGCGCCATCGTGCCCACCACGCGGATGGTGTAGTCAGGATATTCCACCCGGAAGCGGTGGCCGATCTCGCCGTCGACCACCATGCCGCTGCCCAGGAACGAGCGGTCCTGCCCGTAGAAGCGGTCGCCTTCCACGCGGGCGCGCACGTATTCGTTTTGCGTCAAACGCCAGTTGTTGCCGATGGAGAACAGATCCTTCACACCACCCACGCGCAGTTGCGGGGTCTCGTTCGCGGGCTGGTTGCGACCGATCGACAGTTCGGTGCCCAGCGGCCCGACCTGCCCCAACAGCCCATCCAGCCGGAATGCATAGAACGATGCCAGCCCCTGGCGCCAGCCCACCGTGCCCTTCCACTGCGTGTTCTGCGTCTGATACTGAGATATCCAGTCGACGCTGCGATCCTGCGCAGGCACGCCGGTGAGCTGCGTGTCGTCGGTCGAGCGCTGGTTCCGCTGGGTAGCGCGCAGCAGCATGCTGGTGTGGTCGGTCAGGCGCATGCCGGCCGCTGCGCTGCTCTCGAAATACGTGAGCGGCGCCTGCTTGAACCACGTCTCGCGCGGCTCCAATGCCTGTGCGTTGGTCAGCAGCGTTTCCTGCACGCGCTCGTGGAGCTGCTCGTCATCGGGCGCGGTGGTCAGGCCTTCGAACGACAGGCGCTGTGCCTCACCCAGGCGATCCGTCATCACGTTGGCGTCGATGCGGTTGTAGAGCGGGATGCGGTCAGGCGTATCGTCCAGCAGGCGGTTGAGCGTCTGCAGGTCACGCTCAGCCAGAGCGATGGAGATCTCGGCATAGGCCGGGCGCGTCATGCGGCGCGCGTATTGCTGCAGCAGCCACGCACGTGCCAGGTCATTCGCTTCCTGCGACAGCGCCCAGCCCAACGCCGCTTCCTTGGCCACGGCGGAGACGAGCTGATCGCTCACACGGGCGTGCTTGCGCTTGTCCGCGGGCATTTCCGGTGGCTCGGGCGGCAGCATGTCGATATCGCCCAACTCGGACTTGTCCATTGCAGAGCGCCCGCCCTCGCGTGCCTGCTTCGTCGCACGGCGATCATCGCGCAGCAACTCGATCAGCAAGCGCTGCGACAGGTCACCAGACCCGAACGTTTGGGCCAGCGAGACGCGTCGGGCGCGCAGTTCGGTACGGGCATCCTCTTCGAGCGGCACTGCATCATCGTCGCCCACCGTGACGCGCGTACCGACACGGCGGCCTGTAGGCACCTTGGTCTTGTTGCCCCCGACCTTGTCTTCGGCACGCCACAGCAGCCACCACGCTTCGCGGCGCAGGGCCCAGGCGGCGTCGGCCTGCCCGGCCATCTCACGCGCGTCGGCATAGGCCAGCAGCCAGAGCGGATCGGTCTGCATCGACTTGCCCTGGCGGCCGAGGAAGCGCAGCGCGAGGTTGGCGTCGAACAGTTGCAGCCCGGCCGCAGCGTATGCGCCCCAGTAAGCGGAATCGTTCTCGGCCTCGCCGCGCCACAGGGCCAGGGCGCGTTTGAGCTCGGCATTCTGGCCGGAGTCGAGCAGGCCCCAGAGGAAGGCGGCCTTCACATCGCTGCCGGCATCGGGCAGCGAGACGGCGCGGCGCAAATCACGCATGGCCGCATCCCATTGGCCACTCTGGCGGAAGTACTCGGCGCGCGCGCCCAGCACGCCGGCGGATTGCTCGGCGGCTTTACGTTGCTCCGGTGTGAGCGAGGCGAGCAGCCCTTCGATGCGGCGGAAGGCACGCGCCCGCGTGTAGTAGTAGATGGCCTGCTGCAGGTGGACCATCGTGCCGTCCTTGCGGAAGGCAAGTTCAGACAGACGGCCGGCGTCGATGGGGCTGGCGTCGTAGAAGTCGATCATCGTCGTGAGATCGTCCGGCTCTGCTTTGCCACCAATCAGCAGTTGGCGATACGCCTTGCGTGACAGATCATCGCGCTGGTTCAGCCGGGCAAGCTGCGCGAAGGTGCGCCAGTAGAGATCGTCCGTGGGCGAAGCGGCCTTCTCTGCAACCTGCATGGCCGTGAGCGCCTGCTCGAACTGCCCGCGTACGTACAGGATGTTCGCCAGCTTGAGCGCGTATTGCGCGTTGGGGCCGAATTCCTTCTGCAAGCGCACGTACGTGTCGTAAGCCTGGTCATCCTTGCCGGCCCGCTCGGCCAGGTTGGCATAGCGCTCCAGCACCATCTGGCGGTGCGCGCCACGCGCAATGCTGTTCAGGTACGCCAGCCCTTCCACCGGCTCGCCCAGCCGCTCATACGCGGCAATGATCTGGTCGAGCAGCTTCATGTCGCCGGGCTGGCGGCTGGCCTGGTAGCGCAGGCCCGCCAGATAGGCGTGATCTTCGTTAAGTGCGGGGGCCAGACGCAGCACGTGCTGCCAGGCCGCATCGTCACCGGTGGATTGCGCGTACGACAGCCAGTAGTTCAATGCGACCATCGGCTGGCGGTTCCACTCGGCCACCTGGGCGGCGCGCTCAGTCCAGATCTTCAGGTCGGGGCGCTGGCGCACCGCGGCCTCGGCCACGCGCATGGCGTCATTCAGGTTGCCGCTGCCCATGAAGACCTGGAAAGCGAGGTCGTAGTCATCCGCATTGAAAGGCGCGATGCCGCGCACGATGGCCTGAGCGCCCTTCGGATGCGAAGACGATTCGGCATCGTCGGCCTTGTCCGCCACGTGGCGAATGCGTGCGGCATAACGCTGGCGACGGGCCACGCCCTCGGGGCCATCCATGAACACAACGTCCGTCGGGCTCGGCAGCGGTTCGGGCCGGCCAGCGAATGCCCAGTCATGACGCACTGCGCCCGACGCCAAGGCAATCCCCTCATTCGTCTGACGCCACGACAGATGCAGCAGACGACGAGCGTACTGGTCGGCCAGATCGGGGCGGTTGCATGCCTGAGCCAGGCGCGTAAGGAAGCGCAGCGTTTCGGTGTCGTCGATCAGCGGGCCGACGCGGCGCTGGGCCTCGGTCATGGCCTCGTCGAGCAGGTTGCCGCCCTGCAGCGCCTTCAGACCGGCGATGAAATAGCGGCGCTGCTCATCGAGCGACTTGGCGGTGTCCTGCGCGGCAAAGTTGGCGGCAGCAGCGGCGCGGTATTCACCCACGCCCAGCGCGATCTCTGCGGTACGTGCCTGCCACTGCGCGGAGCGTGCCACATCCTGCTTGGCCAAACGCTGGTAGAACTGCATGGCAATCGCACCCTGATCCAGCCCACGGGATTTGGCCGCGAGAATCTCCAGCTCGGGTGCGGTCCACCGGTAGTCGAGGGCTTGCTTGAGCAGACCACGCAGATCGACCAACATGGCCGCACGTTGCGGATCGTTCGGTTGCAGTGCATAGGCGCGTTGCTCGCGGATGGCGATATCGAGCAGCAACGCTTCACGGTCGAGCGACTTGTCATGCAGCGCGCGCATGCGGGCGACCATGGCTTCGGCCTCTTCCAGCCGACCGGTGCGCACGTACTGGGCGGCCAGCACGCTGAGGAATTCCCCATCGTTCGGGCGCACGCGCAGCCAGGCCTCCAGATAGGCCACCGACAGTGCATCGACCTTGCTGCCCGAATTGGTCCCATCAAGCAGGCGTGCCTCCAGGCGCTCGCGCGGGAACATCAAGGCGAGCGCCAGCCCGATCAGCGCGCCAAGCGTGCCGATCAGCCAGGCCGGCAGCAGCCGTTCACGCGGGGTCAGGTCAGCAGACCACATCGACACGTTGGTAGGTCACGGTTTGAGCAGCAGCTCCAGTCAGGTCAACGCGCACGGTGTTGTCCTGTGCACGGGCGGTGCGGGCGGGGTTGCCGTTGACTTTCACGCGGCACGCGCCGGCGTTGGCTAGACGGACGAACGGCTTGTAATAGCCGCCCGCCTCGAAACTCAACGCATTACCGTTTCGCGCAAAACTGCGTACGAAGGCGGCTGCTTCTGCAATGTACGCTGGCTTTGCGGATTCCGCCTCAGGCGCGAGGGTAAAACGCGCGGCACCGTCATCCAGGTGGATATAGATGCCACCAGCCGCCTTGTCATAGCCAACCACGCCCTGCGCATCGGCCAGCCGCGGCGTGCCGGGCGCCATCCAGCGCAGTTCGCGCAAATCGCCATCGCCGCGCACGACCCAGGTGTTGCCATCCTCAACGTCCCGGGCAACGACCATGTTGCGGAAATCCAGCACCTTGACCACGTATTCGGTGGAATAGATCGGGAACACCGGCTGCGCGAGCGCGTAGTCGTAGACCTTCTTCAAGGCCTTCAGCGACGCAAGCTTGGTGCCCGAATACATGTGGTAGTAGATGTTGACGGGCTTGAAGCGATACGGCGTGTCGGTCATCTGCAGCGTTTCAATCAGGCGATCGAAACCGTAGAAAGGGCCGGTCCAGTCATTGGTATAGACGTTCTCGTTCTGGTTGGGTGCAAACACCTGGTAGGCCCCCGGGCCCTTGTCGATACCCAGCGGGGCGATCTCCGTCCACGACGGCGAGCTGCGCGTGATGGTGGTATCACCACCGTTGAGGTTGAGCACGCCCGCATCCCAGGTCATGCGCACGGCAATTTCAGGCGGCTGGCAGTCGCCCGACCACTGCAGGATCTTCACGCGCTTGCCCGGCGGTGCAAGGCGCTCGTTGATGTAGTTGATGGACCCCGAGATTTCGCGGTCAAGACTGAACTTATAGCCGGGAATGGTCAGCGCGAAGGCCGTATCGCCACCGCCTGCATCCTTACCCGGCCCCTCTTTCGTCGCGTTGCTCTGGACCGTGCGGCTCCAGTCAAACGGGTGCGAATAGGTATGCGTGCCCAGTTCAACGTACGGCAACGCGAACATCTTGCGGGCGATCGCCTCCAGGCGCGGCGTCAGCTTGGGATACAGGCCGGTGGAGCCCACCTCGCCTTCGATGACCGACAGCGTGGTCGGAATGCGGTATTTGTCCCACACGTCCTGCAGCAGCACCTCGCCTGAATACTCTGGGCCGGGAAACTCGGCGCGCGAGGCAAAGCCGTCGCCGTCCACGTGCACCAGCATGAGGCGGCGGCCGTTTTCCGACGTCACGTCGGGGATCGGCATGTTTGGCAGCGCCAGCGCGCGACGCAGGAATTCGATCGGCTGCACCACCCAGCGCGCCTGTTCAACGGTGTCCATCGAGAACACCGCGTACGGATTCAGCACGTAGCCACCCCAATCGGTGATGGCGGCGGCGTCAAATTCGAAGTTGCCCGATTTCAGTCGCAGCAGCGACTGTCCATGGTCGCCCACCTGAATCGGCTGGGCCTCGCGGCGCTCGGGCTGCGGCGCCATCTCGAAACCGATGATCTTGTCTTGCGACACCACCGACAGCGGCCCGCTGGCGCGCCCGCGCACCAACTGCAGCTTGAACATGTCGGCCATGCTGCCGTCCACCGGCAGGCCAAACTGGTTCATGAAGGCGATGCGCACGCCGTCATGAATGCGCTGTCGCACCCACGTCGACAGCGCTGCCACCTGCTTGATCGGGCTGGTGTTCACCCACACCACCACGCCGGCATAGCGGTCGGGCGGTACGGATGCGGGCAGCGGCTTGTTGATGTCGGCGTACTCGACGTCGTAGCCGAGAAAGTTGAGCGGCGTGGCAATAAAGCGCACGCCCTCGCTGGTGTCGATGGTGGTGCGCGGGTCGCGGTCTTGCAGGATCAGCACCTTGCGCGGCAGCACCTCGATGCGCCCCACGCCAATCGTCGACAGGTCCGGATCCGTCACGTACGGCACCAGCCCTTGCGCTTTGATGCGCTTGGCCGTCTCGCGCGCGCAGGCGCGGTCAGCCGGCGGGCAATAGTCGATGGCGATCACAGGCAGGTGGTACTCGTCGCGAATCTTGCGCACCTGGCCCATCAGCCATTCGCGGTCGGCATCGCTCACTTGCCGGTACTGCTTGCTGCCCTGGTCCCAGCCGCGGTACAGCGATTCAAACGCCACCGCATAGGCGAGGTCATGCACCTGCGGCAGGATCTCGAACCCACGGTTGAAGATCAGCTTGGCATCCGGATAACGCGCCTTGATCGCCTGGATCGTGCGCACCATGCCGGCTTCTTGCGCCGCGCGTGCCGCCTCGTCCTTGGCGACGAGCTGGTACGAGTCGAGCGTATCAAGGAAGAAGCCACGGTAGCCCTTGTCCCACAGCGGCTTGATCACATGATCGACATAGAAGGCCGGCCAGTCTGGCTGGGCCTGGTCCACCACGCGCGACGCCCATGCCGCGTTGCGGCCAGACAACCAGGCCTTGGGCAGATCCTTGTACCAGCTGCGCTCGGGCGTGACCTCGCCCACGCTCACGTAGGCGTACCACTGTGTCTTGGGTGTCTTGAACTGCGACGGATCAAAGCCGTGGTCCGGCTCGATGACGACCGCGTCGAAGGCCCGCAGCTGTGCCACGGGCGGCTTGTCGCCGTAGTACCACGCAATGTTCGGCGCGTTGGCCGAGATTGAAGACGTGACCCCTGACGCACCGGACCCGGTGGTGGCAGGCGCTTGTTGAGCAAGCGTCACACAAGGCATCGACACGAGTGCGGCTGCAACCCACGCTGCAAACCTAGCCACACCCCGTCCGACCGTCCCTGCCGTATTCCCCCGTTTCCCCCCGGTGCGCCGCTGTACGCGGCTGAGAATCCACATGACCTACCACTCCTATGCAACTGTGTGCACACAACTCCGTGCCACATTGGGCCGATCTGCGCCGGCACTGAAATAGCGGCGCAATACTTGCGCCAGACGGTACATTTGTCCTTTTTCCGGAATGCCGCCCGCAAACGCAGGCCCCGCAAGGCAAACCGAGACAATATGTCCCCAGGCTGCAAGTATCGCCCATCGTGTGGGTACGCGGCAAACCACTTTTCGATGGCTATGCACCACACCGGGACATAGACAATTGTTTAGCGTTGCCTCAGGCATGCGTGCTCCGCGCTGTGGTTTGACAAAGCGATCCCGGCTGCACCATGATCGTCCGCAGCCACATTCCGAGCGGCCTTGCAACGCAACGGCACGCCCGCCCCGCCACCATGTCCGCCTTCATCCTTGTCGCGCTCATCCTGATCAGCGCCTTCTTTTCTGCTTCCGAGATCGCGCTCACTGCCTCGCGGCGCACCCGCCTGCAAACGCTGGCCGACGACGGCGACACCCGCGCTCTGCGCGTGCTGCAGCTCAAGGACACGCCGGGCAACTTCTTCACCGTGGTGCAGATCGGCGTGAATGCGGTGGCCATCCTGGCCGGTGTCATCGGCGACAGCCAGATCTCGGGGCCGCTGGCCACATCGCTGGGCGACTGGCTGCCCGCTGCCCGCGCCGAGCGCATCGCCAGCATCGCCGGTTTCATGATCGTGACGGGACTCTTCATCCTGTTTGCCGACCTGCTGCCCAAGCGCCTGGCGGTGCTCTATCCCGAGCGCTGTGCACTGGGCGTCATCGGCCCAATCCAGACGTGCCTGCGCGTGCTGCGGCCGGTGGTCTGGCTATTCAACGGCGCGGCCGATCTGTTCCTGAAGCTGTTTGGGGTGCCCACGCACCGCGTTGAGCAGATCACTACGGAAGACATCGCCGCCATGGTGGGCGCCGGCGCCGAGGCCGGCGTGCTGCGCAAGCACGAGCTGGCCATGATCGAGAACGTGTTCGAGCTGGAATCGCGCACCATCACCTCGGTCATGACCGTGCGCGACGAGGTCGTCTACTTCACGACCGACGAGCCGCTGGAATCGATCAAGATGAAGATCATCGCCCAGCCGCATGCGGAGTACCTCGTCTGCCGCGACGACATCGACTCGGTGCTCGGCTTCATCGCCTCGAAGGACATCCTGAAGCAGATCTTGTCGGAGGAATCCGCCACCGTGATCCGCAACCTGGCCAAGCACTTTGACAAGAACCTGCTGGTGCTGCCTGACACGCTCAACCTGTCGCAGGCGCTCACGCGCTTTCGCGAGATGCACCAGAGCTTTGGCGCGGTGATCAACGAGTATGGGCTGGTGGTGGGCATCGTCACGCTTGACGACATCGTCGGCGCGGTGATGGGTGACATCCTTTACCTGGGCGAAGACGAGCAGATCGTGCGCCGCGACGATGGCTCCTGCCTGGTCGACGGCGTCACGCCCATCGGCGACGTCAAGCGCGCCTTCGACCTGGACGACCTGCCCGGCGAGCACCACATCGAAACCATTGCCGGACTGGTCATCTACGCGCTCAAGCGCATCCCCAAGAAGAGCGAAAGCATCGACATCGGGCCGCTGCACATCGAGGTGCTCGACATCGACAACCACCGCATCGATCAGTTGCTGGTGTCGCGGCGCATCAATCCGCCTGCCTCGCCCGTTTCCTCCGCGTCGTGAGCGGCAAACACGTCCTTGGCGGCAAACATGCCGTTGAGCGCTGCCGGAAAGCCCGCGTATAGCGCCATCTGCAGGATGGTCTCGGTAATCTCTTGGCGGGTGAGCCCCACGTTGAGCCCCGCGGCGATATGCACCTTCAATTGCGGTGCCGCATTGCCCAGGGCCGTTAGCGCGGCAATGGTGGCGATCTCACGCTCGCGCAGCGTCAGACCCGGGCGGCTGTAGACATCGCCAAACCCAAATTCGACGATGTAGCGGCCAAGGTCGGGCGAGATGTCGGCCAAGGCCTCGACCACGCGTTCGCCGGCCACGTCATCGACTTCCTTGAGCTTTTGCCAGCCCCGGGCGTAGCGCTCACGATTCGGGGCGTCCTGCAGGTTGGCGTGGTTTGCGGCTTGCGGTGCGGTTTGTGCGATCAGAGTCATGTGCGTCCTCGTTCGATGGGCGTTTCGGTTTTCGAGATGAGGAAGCGGAACCCAGCGCGCTTTCTGCGGCGGCAATCCGGGCCCGGATGCCGTCGTAGTTGACGATCTTCTCGTGCAGCACGGCCAGTGTTTCGGCCCGCGCACGCTGCTCCGCCTCCAGCGCCGCAGCATGCAACTCCAGCAAGCGTTGGCGCGCCGACACACTCTCCAGACTGTCGCCCTGCCGCCGCAGCGCTGCGTACTGCAGCATCTGCGCAATCGGCATGCCGGTGTCGCGCAAGCGAAGCAGGAACGCGAGCCACGTCATGTCTTCCGCACGGAAGACACGGTGGCCGTTATCGCGCCGCTGCACGCTGTCGAGCAGGCCAATGCGCTCGTAGTAGCGCAGCGTATGCGTCGACAGGCCGGTGGCTTCTGCAACTTGAGCGATGGTCAGGAAAGTGGTCATGAACGGAGCTTAGAAGTTAGAGCGCACTCTAAGTCAAGCGACTTTAGCGCAGTTTTGCACCAGCCCGACAGACAGCCCCAAAACAAAACGCCGGCCCCTTTCGAGGGCCGGCGCCTTGGTGTGCAGAAAAACCGGGAAACCGGTTAGCCGCCCTTGCCGAACTCGCTCGGGTTCTGCAGCTTCGGACGGTGGTCGTGCTTCTTCTTTTTCTTCTTATGGTGGTGTGCCTTCTTCTCGCCTGCAGCCGGGGCCGCGGCGGCGGGTGCTGGTGCGGCGGCGGGTGCAGCCGGAGCAGCCGGGGCGGAAGCCTGCGCAAATGCGCCGGCGCTGAAGACTGCTGCCACGAGGGCAGCCAGGAGCTTGTTCATCGTGTTGTCCTTATGAAAAAACGAAGATGCGGCGCACCCGGTAACGGGAGGGGACGTGACCCAATACGTCCCTCGCCACCGCCATTCAACGCGCGACCCCAGCATCGGGATGACCCGCGCATCACCGGGCAGTGTCGTGCAGGCGCCGGCCAATGTCCACCTGAAGCCTGACGATACGCCGATGTGCGGATCGGCACGTTGATACGTCTCAACAAAAATTGACAGATATTGCGTGACACACTTTCTACATTGTTACGCGCGCTTACATCGTGGGAAGAACGCTTACAAACAGCGGTACACGCCCTCACGATATGAAGCGTTTTTGGAGGCATGGATCGCACATGGGACGAGATCCATGTATCTGAAGTCCCGCAATATCCTCAAGGAGTCTCACATGAAAGTCGCTCAATCCCTGGCCGCTCTGATCGTTGCTGGTGCCTTTGCCGCCCCCGTGTTCGCAGCTGGCACCGCGTCCGCACCGGCTGCTGCTCCCGCACCGGCACCGGCCGCTGCGGCGACTGCCACCGATGCCGCTTCCGCTCCGAAGGCCGAAGCCAAGCACGAGAAGAAGCACCACGCCCACAAGAAGGCGCACAAGGCTGCCGCCAAGTCGGAAGCCAAGACCGATGCCGCTTCGGCACCGAAGGCCGCTGAACCCGCCAAGCAATAAGGCGATCGCGCAGTGAAAAACGCCGGGAAATCCCCGGCGTTTTTTTATGCCTGCTTAAACCGCATCAATGCAGGTGCGGCAGACGCTTCGTGCCTTCGATCTGTACTGCTTGCAGCTCGTGCGGCTTGAGGCCCAGCTCACTCAGGATGGTCGGCGCGATCTGGTTGGTGTCGACATGCTCATCCACCACGTCGTAGCCGATGCCTGCACCCCAGACCACGATCGGCACGTGGCGGTTCTCCGGACGGAAGCCACCATGTTCGGCGATCTTCGACAGCTTGCTGCCCGCCCACACCGTGCCCTGCTGCGCGATACCGACCACATCGGGGAAGCGATCGTCGCTGGGCTTCGCACCAAAGAAGTCGGCCACCTCCTCACCAATCACGAAGCGGCTCGCGCCGGCCTGCGTGAATGGCTTGGACGTTGCATTGCCCGCCGCATCCGAACCCAGGCCCGTGCCCGAATAGCCCAGCAGGAACTGCTTGGCGAACCGCAGTGCAGCTGGCGAGCGGTCGTTCAACCACAGCAGGATGCCGTCGTCGTCCATGGCATGCGCGACGAGGTGCGGCTTGGTCGCGTCCTTGCAGGTGGCGGCGTACTTTTCCCACGCGCAGTTGAGTGCGTCGATCATGTCGCCGTCGTTGACGATGGTGAGATCTGCGCGGCTGTTGGGTGATTGGCCATGCTTGGCCGACACGATCACGACCGTGTTGGACGGGTCAGTCGCCTTGACCAACTCGCCCAACTTGTTGTCGACGAACGTGAGCGCGCTCTGCAGCACCGGCCCCGGCACCGTGCCGTTGTTGGTGTAGCCGCCCAGGCCGCCCTTCACCTTGTTGGCGGTGTTGGACGGGTCCGGGTAG contains these protein-coding regions:
- a CDS encoding tetratricopeptide repeat protein; amino-acid sequence: MWSADLTPRERLLPAWLIGTLGALIGLALALMFPRERLEARLLDGTNSGSKVDALSVAYLEAWLRVRPNDGEFLSVLAAQYVRTGRLEEAEAMVARMRALHDKSLDREALLLDIAIREQRAYALQPNDPQRAAMLVDLRGLLKQALDYRWTAPELEILAAKSRGLDQGAIAMQFYQRLAKQDVARSAQWQARTAEIALGVGEYRAAAAANFAAQDTAKSLDEQRRYFIAGLKALQGGNLLDEAMTEAQRRVGPLIDDTETLRFLTRLAQACNRPDLADQYARRLLHLSWRQTNEGIALASGAVRHDWAFAGRPEPLPSPTDVVFMDGPEGVARRQRYAARIRHVADKADDAESSSHPKGAQAIVRGIAPFNADDYDLAFQVFMGSGNLNDAMRVAEAAVRQRPDLKIWTERAAQVAEWNRQPMVALNYWLSYAQSTGDDAAWQHVLRLAPALNEDHAYLAGLRYQASRQPGDMKLLDQIIAAYERLGEPVEGLAYLNSIARGAHRQMVLERYANLAERAGKDDQAYDTYVRLQKEFGPNAQYALKLANILYVRGQFEQALTAMQVAEKAASPTDDLYWRTFAQLARLNQRDDLSRKAYRQLLIGGKAEPDDLTTMIDFYDASPIDAGRLSELAFRKDGTMVHLQQAIYYYTRARAFRRIEGLLASLTPEQRKAAEQSAGVLGARAEYFRQSGQWDAAMRDLRRAVSLPDAGSDVKAAFLWGLLDSGQNAELKRALALWRGEAENDSAYWGAYAAAGLQLFDANLALRFLGRQGKSMQTDPLWLLAYADAREMAGQADAAWALRREAWWLLWRAEDKVGGNKTKVPTGRRVGTRVTVGDDDAVPLEEDARTELRARRVSLAQTFGSGDLSQRLLIELLRDDRRATKQAREGGRSAMDKSELGDIDMLPPEPPEMPADKRKHARVSDQLVSAVAKEAALGWALSQEANDLARAWLLQQYARRMTRPAYAEISIALAERDLQTLNRLLDDTPDRIPLYNRIDANVMTDRLGEAQRLSFEGLTTAPDDEQLHERVQETLLTNAQALEPRETWFKQAPLTYFESSAAAGMRLTDHTSMLLRATQRNQRSTDDTQLTGVPAQDRSVDWISQYQTQNTQWKGTVGWRQGLASFYAFRLDGLLGQVGPLGTELSIGRNQPANETPQLRVGGVKDLFSIGNNWRLTQNEYVRARVEGDRFYGQDRSFLGSGMVVDGEIGHRFRVEYPDYTIRVVGTMARYNASGTVSPLMARLLPGGTTPDVDQIMPRSFNQFGMLFGFGTDYLDRYTRAWRPFMDVGMLHDNREGWGVQAQLGLAGSVFGNDHLALYIEHQSITRSGTSPLTEIGLRYRWLY
- a CDS encoding bifunctional glycoside hydrolase 114/ polysaccharide deacetylase family protein; translation: MPCVTLAQQAPATTGSGASGVTSSISANAPNIAWYYGDKPPVAQLRAFDAVVIEPDHGFDPSQFKTPKTQWYAYVSVGEVTPERSWYKDLPKAWLSGRNAAWASRVVDQAQPDWPAFYVDHVIKPLWDKGYRGFFLDTLDSYQLVAKDEAARAAQEAGMVRTIQAIKARYPDAKLIFNRGFEILPQVHDLAYAVAFESLYRGWDQGSKQYRQVSDADREWLMGQVRKIRDEYHLPVIAIDYCPPADRACARETAKRIKAQGLVPYVTDPDLSTIGVGRIEVLPRKVLILQDRDPRTTIDTSEGVRFIATPLNFLGYDVEYADINKPLPASVPPDRYAGVVVWVNTSPIKQVAALSTWVRQRIHDGVRIAFMNQFGLPVDGSMADMFKLQLVRGRASGPLSVVSQDKIIGFEMAPQPERREAQPIQVGDHGQSLLRLKSGNFEFDAAAITDWGGYVLNPYAVFSMDTVEQARWVVQPIEFLRRALALPNMPIPDVTSENGRRLMLVHVDGDGFASRAEFPGPEYSGEVLLQDVWDKYRIPTTLSVIEGEVGSTGLYPKLTPRLEAIARKMFALPYVELGTHTYSHPFDWSRTVQSNATKEGPGKDAGGGDTAFALTIPGYKFSLDREISGSINYINERLAPPGKRVKILQWSGDCQPPEIAVRMTWDAGVLNLNGGDTTITRSSPSWTEIAPLGIDKGPGAYQVFAPNQNENVYTNDWTGPFYGFDRLIETLQMTDTPYRFKPVNIYYHMYSGTKLASLKALKKVYDYALAQPVFPIYSTEYVVKVLDFRNMVVARDVEDGNTWVVRGDGDLRELRWMAPGTPRLADAQGVVGYDKAAGGIYIHLDDGAARFTLAPEAESAKPAYIAEAAAFVRSFARNGNALSFEAGGYYKPFVRLANAGACRVKVNGNPARTARAQDNTVRVDLTGAAAQTVTYQRVDVVC
- a CDS encoding hemolysin family protein; the encoded protein is MSAFILVALILISAFFSASEIALTASRRTRLQTLADDGDTRALRVLQLKDTPGNFFTVVQIGVNAVAILAGVIGDSQISGPLATSLGDWLPAARAERIASIAGFMIVTGLFILFADLLPKRLAVLYPERCALGVIGPIQTCLRVLRPVVWLFNGAADLFLKLFGVPTHRVEQITTEDIAAMVGAGAEAGVLRKHELAMIENVFELESRTITSVMTVRDEVVYFTTDEPLESIKMKIIAQPHAEYLVCRDDIDSVLGFIASKDILKQILSEESATVIRNLAKHFDKNLLVLPDTLNLSQALTRFREMHQSFGAVINEYGLVVGIVTLDDIVGAVMGDILYLGEDEQIVRRDDGSCLVDGVTPIGDVKRAFDLDDLPGEHHIETIAGLVIYALKRIPKKSESIDIGPLHIEVLDIDNHRIDQLLVSRRINPPASPVSSAS
- a CDS encoding carboxymuconolactone decarboxylase family protein; this translates as MTLIAQTAPQAANHANLQDAPNRERYARGWQKLKEVDDVAGERVVEALADISPDLGRYIVEFGFGDVYSRPGLTLREREIATIAALTALGNAAPQLKVHIAAGLNVGLTRQEITETILQMALYAGFPAALNGMFAAKDVFAAHDAEETGEAGGLMRRDTSN
- a CDS encoding MerR family transcriptional regulator, producing the protein MTTFLTIAQVAEATGLSTHTLRYYERIGLLDSVQRRDNGHRVFRAEDMTWLAFLLRLRDTGMPIAQMLQYAALRRQGDSLESVSARQRLLELHAAALEAEQRARAETLAVLHEKIVNYDGIRARIAAAESALGSASSSRKPKRPSNEDAHDSDRTNRTASRKPRQPAGRPES